Proteins co-encoded in one Prunus persica cultivar Lovell chromosome G6, Prunus_persica_NCBIv2, whole genome shotgun sequence genomic window:
- the LOC18773733 gene encoding probable LRR receptor-like serine/threonine-protein kinase At3g47570, which yields MEIEFSCKTAFNKITIKNYMQTCIFNKMRQIYFKFLHGFFLLCMSSSTFGDESDHLALLDLKKRITEDPLRIMSTWNSSINFCSWVGVTCNHSNKRVVILNLEAQKLAGSLPPSIGNLTYLTGINLIDNNFHGEIPQEMGRLLRLQYLNLTSNSFGGKIPSNISHCTQLRVLDVGSNKLIGSLPDQLSSLLNLTHLWVDENNLTGTFPDWIGNFSSLYAISLAHNNFQGNIPNELGRLTRLGRFVIPGNKFSGMVPSSIYNISSIYYITVTDNQLHGELPKDVGITLPYLEIFAGGVNKFTGSIPVSLSNASRLRKLDFAENGLTGKLPAENFGSLQSLSRLNFDDNRLGSGKTGDLSSLSFLANCTNLEVLSFSRNRLGGELPESISNLSTKIRIFTMGGNLIQGSIPIGIANLVNLTNLGMEQNYFGGSLPDAIGKLQKLQGLYLYLNKFSGPIPSSLGNLTSVTTLLMEGNRFEGSIPPSLGNCQSLLILNLSSNQLSGTIPKEVVGISSLSISLSMSNNSLTGPLPSEVGELVNLSELDVSGNNLSGEIPITLGSCTSLVSLHLEGNEFEGNIPETLTKLRGVEEIDISRNHLSGKIPEFLGKFRALKQLNLSYNDFESALPEEGIFSNASGVSVHGNNKLCGGIPELLLPVCSNKKPHSSQGLLSPKVVIPVTFAIAFIALSCFIAACRMVKRSRGPLLTSHSYGDWKLAVSYLELAQSTNGFSLDNIIGSGSFGSVYRGVLSSNGMVVAVKVLNLNQEGASKSFIDECKALRSIRHRNLLKIITACSSIDNQGNEFKSLVSEFMENGSLDQWLHPRDDEQSQSKRLSLIQRLNVAIDVASALDYLHHNCETCIVHCDLKPSNVLLDEDMVAHVGDFGLARFLLEASNNPTKTQTMSVGLKGSIGYIAPEYGMGGQVSTLGDVYSYGILLLEMFTGKRPTDDMFKDGLSIHQFTAMACPDHVMDIVEPSLLLETDDENDEDDKYGNRIEERPVAGYKDPGPVKAKRLEECLDSLMQIGLSCSATSPRDRMSMDVVVNKMNAIRASYLNIRRRRRRLKSTR from the exons ATGGAAATAGAGTTCTCATGCAAGACTGCATTCAACAAAAtcacaataaaaaattacatgcAAACCTGTATTTTCAACAAGATGAGGCAGATCTATTTTAAATTCCTTCACGGGTTCTTTCTCTTGTGCATGAGCTCGAGCACCTTTGGAGATGAATCTGATCACCTGGCTCTGCTAGActtgaagaaaagaataactGAAGATCCTCTGCGTATCATGAGCACATGGAATAGTTCCATCAATTTTTGCAGCTGGGTTGGCGTTACATGCAACCATTCCAACAAAAGAGTCGTGATTTTGAACCTGGAAGCTCAAAAATTGGCAGGCTCCCTACCACCTTCTATAGGAAATCTTACTTATCTCACTGGAATTAACTTGATAGACAACAACTTTCATGGTGAAATTCCTCAAGAAATGGGACGTCTACTGCGCCTGCAATATCTCAACCTGACTTCCAATTCCTTCGGTGGGAAAATCCCAAGTAACATATCTCACTGTACACAGCTGAGAGTGCTTGATGTTGGTTCCAATAAGCTTATTGGGTCCCTTCCGGATCAACTCAGTTCATTGTTGAATTTAACTCATCTATGGGTTGATGAAAACAATCTCACTGGAACTTTCCCAGATTGGATAGgaaacttttcttctttgtatgCTATTTCTCTTGCCCACAACAATTTTCAAGGAAACATACCGAATGAGCTCGGGCGCTTAACAAGGTTGGGAAGATTTGTAATTCCAGGGAACAAATTTTCTGGTATGGTTCCTTCTTCAATCTATAATATATCCTCCATATACTATATCACTGTTACTGACAACCAGCTGCATGGAGAGCTGCCAAAAGATGTGGGGATCACTCTTCCTTATCTCGAGATATTTGCTGGTGGTGTCAACAAATTCACAGGTAGTATTCCTGTATCCTTGTCAAATGCTTCTAGACTTCGAAAGCTTGATTTTGCTGAAAATGGTCTCACTGGGAAACTCCCAGCtgaaaattttggaagctTGCAAAGCTTATCTAGACTGAACTTTGATGACAATAGACTGGGAAGTGGAAAAACTGGTGACCTGAGTTCTCTCAGTTTCCTTGCTAATTGTACTAATCTTGAGGTGTTGAGTTTTAGCCGCAATCGTCTTGGAGGAGAATTGCCAGAGTCCATATCCAACCTCTCaacaaaaattagaatttttaCAATGGGGGGTAATTTAATACAGGGAAGCATTCCTATCGGCATTGCAAATCTTGTAAACTTGACCAATCTAGGAATGGAACAAAACTACTTTGGTGGCAGTCTCCCTGATGCAATTGGCAAGCTTCAGAAGTTACAGGGACTGTATCTGTATCTTAACAAGTTTTCTGGGCCAATCCCATCCTCCCTAGGTAACTTGACTTCAGTAACAACGCTCTTAATGGAGGGTAATAGGTTTGAGGGAAGTATACCTCCAAGCCTGGGAAACTGCCAAAGCTTATTGATACTTAACCTTTCTAGTAACCAACTAAGTGGCACCATACCTAAAGAGGTTGTTGGGATTTCATccctttcaatttctttgtcCATGTCCAACAATTCTTTGACTGGTCCACTACCATCAGAAGTGGGTGAGTTGGTAAATCTCTCGGAGCTAGATGTATCAGGAAACAACTTATCAGGTGAAATCCCCATAACCCTTGGCAGCTGCACTAGTTTGGTGAGCCTGCATTTGGAAGGTAATGAATTTGAAGGAAATATTCCTGAAACTCTGACAAAATTAAGAGGCGTGGAAGAAATAGATATTTCACGCAATCACTTATCTGGGAAAATTCCTGAATTTCTAGGTAAGTTTAGAGCTCTTAAGCAACTGAATCTTTCTTATAATGATTTTGAGAGTGCATTGCCTGAAGAAGGAATATTTTCAAATGCAAGTGGTGTCTCAGTTCATGGAAATAATAAACTGTGTGGTGGCATCCCAGAATTACTTCTACCTGTATGCTCTAACAAAAAGCCTCATTCATCTCAAGGATTACTTTCCCCAAAAGTAGTAATTCCTGTAACTTTTGCAATTGCATTCATTGCCCTATCATGCTTTATTGCTGCTTGTAGAATGGTGAAAAGGTCAAGAGGTCCACTTTTAACTTCACATTCTTATGGGGATTGGAAATTAGCTGTCTCTTACTTAGAACTCGCTCAATCAACCAACGGGTTCTCTCTTGACAATATCATTGGTTCAGGAAGTTTCGGTTCTGTGTACAGAGGAGTACTCTCTAGTAATGGCATGGTAGTTGCTGTTAAGGTATTAAACCTTAACCAAGAAGGAGCTTCCAAGAGTTTCATTGATGAATGCAAAGCTTTAAGAAGTATAAGGCACCGCAATCTTCTCAAGATCATAACCGCATGCTCAAGCATTGACAACCAAGGTAATGAGTTCAAAAGTCTAGTTTCTGAGTTCATGGAAAATGGAAGTCTAGACCAGTGGCTGCATCCAAGAGATGATGAACAATCTCAAAGTAAGAGATTGAGCCTGATCCAAAGACTAAATGTTGCCATAGATGTTGCTTCTGCATTAGATTATCTACACCACAATTGTGAAACATGCATTGTTCATTGTGACTTAAAGCCAAGCAACGTTCTTCTTGATGAAGATATGGTAGCCCATGTTGGTGACTTTGGTCTAGCAAGGTTCCTTTTGGAAGCATCAAATAATCCCACCAAAACTCAAACCATGTCAGTTGGGCTAAAGGGTTCCATAGGCTATATTGCTCCAG AGTATGGCATGGGAGGCCAAGTTTCCACACTTGGAGATGTTTATAGCTATGGGATACTGTTGCTAGAAATGTTCACAGGAAAAAGACCAACTGATGACATGTTCAAAGATGGTCTAAGCATTCACCAATTCACAGCCATGGCTTGTCCTGACCATGTCATGGACATAGTTGAGCCTTCATTGCTCCTTGAAACGGATGACGAGAatgatgaagatgacaaaTATGGAAATCGCATAGAAGAAAGACCAGTAGCAGGATATAAAGATCCTGGCCCAGTCAAAGCAAAAAGATTGGAGGAATGCTTGGATTCATTGATGCAAATAGGACTCTCATGCTCTGCAACATCACCAAGAGACCGGATGTCTATGGATGTCGTTGTCAACAAAATGAATGCAATTAGAGCCTCATATCTCaatataagaagaagaagaagaagattgaaAAGTACAAGATAG
- the LOC18775430 gene encoding probable LRR receptor-like serine/threonine-protein kinase At3g47570, with the protein MRQIFFKFLHGYGFFLLRMSLSTFGYESDHLALLDLKRRITEDPLHLMSTWNGSINFCSWVGVTCNHSNKRVMTLNLEAQKLAGSLPPSIGNLTYLTGINLIDNNFHGEIPQEMGRLLRLQYLNLSSNSFGGKIPSNISHCTQLKVLDLGVNKLIGSIPDQLSSLLNLTHLWVDENNLTGTIPDWIGNFSSLYAISLAHNNFQGSIPNELGRLTSLGSFVIPGNQLSGMVPSSIYNISSIYYITVTDNQLHGELPKDVGITLPNLEIFAGGVNKFTGSIPVSLSNASRLRKLDFAENGLTGKLPAENFGSLQSLSRLNFDDNRLGSGKTGDLSSLSFLANCTNLEVLSFSRNRFGGELPESISNLSTKIRIFTMGGNLIQGSIPIGIANLVNLTNLGMEQNYFGGSLPDVIGKLQKLQGLYLNLNKFSGPIPSSLGNLTSVTRLFMEGNRFEGSIPPSLGNCQSLLMFNLSSNRLSGTIPKEVVGLSSLSISLSMSNNSLTGSLPSEVGELVNLSELDVSGNNLSGEIPITLGSCTSLVSLHLEGNELEGNIPETLTKLRGVEEIDISRNHLSGKIPEFLGKFRALKQLNLSYNDFESALPEEGIFLNASGVSVHGNNRLCGGIPELLLPVCSNKKPHSSQGLLSPKVVIPVTCAIGFIALSCFIAACRMVKRSRGPLLTSPSYGDWKLAVSYLELAQSTNRFSLDNLIGSGSFGSVYRGVLSSNGMVVAVKVLNLNQEGASKSFIDECKALRSIRHRNLLKIITACSSIDNQGNEFKSLVSEFMENGSLDLWLHPRDEEQSQSKRLSLIQRLNVAIDVASALDYLHHDCETCIVHCDLKPSNVLLDEDMVAHVGDFGLARFLLEVSNNPTKTQTMSVGLKGSIGYIPPEYGMGGQVSTLGDVYSYGILLLEMFTGKRPTDDMFKDGLSIHQFTAMACPDHVMDLVEPSLLLETDDENDEDDKYGNRKEERPVAGYRDPGPVKAKRLEECLDSLMQIGLSCSATSPRDRMSMDVVVNKMNAIRDSYLNLRSRRRRRSKSTR; encoded by the exons ATGAGGCAGATCTTTTTTAAATTCCTTCACGGGTACGGGTTCTTTCTCTTACGCATGAGCTTGAGCACGTTTGGATATGAATCTGATCACCTGGCTCTGCTAGACTTGAAGCGAAGAATAACTGAAGATCCTCTGCATCTCATGAGCACATGGAATGGTTCCATCAATTTCTGCAGCTGGGTTGGCGTTACATGCAACCATTCCAACAAAAGAGTCATGACTTTGAACCTGGAAGCTCAAAAGTTGGCAGGCTCCCTACCACCTTCTATAGGAAATCTTACTTATCTCACTGGAATTAACTTGATAGACAACAACTTTCATGGTGAAATTCCTCAAGAAATGGGACGTCTGCTACGCCTGCAATATCTCAACCTGAGTTCCAATTCCTTTGGTGGGAAAATTCCAAGTAACATATCTCACTGTACACAGCTGAAAGTGCTTGATCTTGGTGTCAATAAACTTATTGGGTCCATTCCGGATCAACTCAGTTCATTGTTGAATTTAACTCACCTATGGGTTGATGAAAACAATCTCACTGGAACAATCCCAGATTGGATAGGAAACTTTTCTTCTCTGTATGCTATTTCTCTTGCCCACAACAATTTTCAAGGAAGCATACCGAATGAGCTCGGGCGCTTAACAAGCTTGGGAAGTTTTGTAATTCCAGGGAATCAACTTTCTGGTATGGTTCCTTCTTCAATCTATAATATATCCTCCATATACTATATCACTGTTACTGACAACCAGCTGCATGGAGAGCTGCCAAAAGATGTGGGGATCACTCTTCCTAATCTGGAGATATTTGCTGGTGGTGTCAACAAATTCACAGGTAGTATTCCTGTATCCTTGTCAAATGCTTCTAGACTTCGAAAGCTTGATTTTGCTGAAAATGGTCTCACTGGGAAACTCCCAGCtgaaaattttggaagctTGCAAAGCTTATCTAGACTGAACTTTGATGACAATAGACTGGGAAGTGGAAAAACTGGTGACCTGAGTTCTCTCAGTTTCCTTGCTAATTGTACTAATCTTGAGGTGTTGAGTTTTAGCCGCAATCGTTTTGGAGGAGAATTGCCAGAGTCCATATCCAACCTCTCaacaaaaattagaatttttaCAATGGGGGGTAATTTGATACAGGGAAGCATCCCTATCGGCATTGCAAATCTTGTAAACTTGACCAATCTAGGAATGgaacaaaactattttggtGGCAGTCTTCCTGATGTAATTGGCAAGCTCCAGAAGTTACAAGGACTGTATTTGAATCTTAACAAGTTTTCGGGGCCAATCCCATCCTCCCTAGGTAACTTGACTTCAGTAACAAGGCTCTTCATGGAGGGTAATAGGTTTGAGGGAAGTATACCTCCAAGCCTGGGAAACTGCCAAAGCTTATTGATGTTTAACCTTTCTAGTAACAGACTAAGTGGCACCATACCGAAAGAGGTTGTTGGGCTTTCATccctttcaatttctttgtcCATGTCAAACAATTCTTTGACTGGTTCACTACCATCGGAAGTGGGTGAGTTGGTAAATCTCTCGGAGCTAGATGTATCAGGAAACAACTTATCAGGTGAAATCCCCATAACCCTTGGCAGCTGCACTAGTTTGGTGAGCCTACATTTGGAAGGTAATGAATTGGAAGGAAACATTCCTGAAACTCTGACAAAATTAAGAGGCGTGGAAGAAATAGATATTTCACGCAATCACTTATCTGGGAAAATCCCTGAATTTCTAGGTAAGTTTAGAGCTCTTAAGCAACTCAATCTTTCTTATAATGATTTTGAGAGTGCATTGCCTGAAGAAGGaatatttttaaatgcaaGTGGTGTCTCAGTTCATGGAAATAATAGACTGTGTGGTGGCATCCCAGAATTACTTCTACCTGTATGCTCTAACAAAAAGCCTCATTCATCTCAAGGATTACTTTCCCCAAAAGTAGTAATTCCTGTAACTTGTGCAATTGGATTCATTGCCCTATCATGCTTTATTGCTGCTTGTAGAATGGTAAAAAGGTCAAGAGGTCCACTTTTAACTTCACCTTCTTATGGGGATTGGAAATTAGCCGTCTCTTACTTAGAACTCGCTCAATCAACCAACAGGTTCTCTCTTGACAATCTCATTGGTTCAGGAAGTTTCGGTTCTGTGTACAGAGGAGTACTCTCTAGTAATGGCATGGTAGTTGCTGTTAAGGTATTAAACCTTAACCAAGAAGGAGCTTCCAAGAGTTTCATTGATGAATGCAAAGCTTTAAGAAGTATAAGGCACCGTAATCTTCTCAAGATCATAACCGCATGCTCAAGCATTGACAACCAAGGTAACGAGTTCAAAAGTCTAGTTTCCGAGTTCATGGAAAATGGAAGTCTAGACCTGTGGCTGCATCCGAGGGATGAAGAACAATCTCAAAGTAAGAGATTGAGCCTGATCCAAAGACTAAATGTTGCCATAGATGTTGCTTCTGCATTAGATTATCTACACCACGATTGTGAAACATGCATTGTTCATTGTGATTTAAAGCCAAGCAACGTTCTTCTTGATGAAGATATGGTAGCCCATGTTGGTGACTTTGGTCTAGCAAGGTTCCTTTTGGAAGTATCAAATAATCCCACCAAAACTCAAACCATGTCAGTTGGGCTGAAGGGTTCCATAGGCTATATTCCTCCAG AGTATGGCATGGGAGGCCAAGTTTCCACACTTGGAGATGTTTATAGCTATGGGATACTGTTGCTAGAAATGTTCACAGGAAAAAGACCAACTGATGACATGTTCAAAGATGGTCTAAGCATTCACCAATTCACAGCCATGGCTTGTCCTGACCATGTCATGGACTTAGTTGAGCCTTCATTGCTCCTTGAAACGGATGACGAGAatgatgaagatgacaaaTATGGAAATCGCAAAGAAGAAAGACCCGTAGCAGGATATAGAGATCCTGGCCCAGTCAAAGCAAAAAGATTGGAGGAATGCTTGGATTCATTGATGCAGATAGGGCTCTCATGCTCTGCAACATCACCAAGAGACCGGATGTCTATGGATGTCGTCGTCAACAAAATGAATGCAATTAGAGACTCATATCTCAATTtaagaagcagaagaagacGACGATCTAAAAGTACAAGATAG